In Cryptomeria japonica chromosome 1, Sugi_1.0, whole genome shotgun sequence, the sequence TAGCTCAAACAAAAGAAAACGGAATGGTTGTGGGAACCTGTTGTACAAGGGCAGCTATATCAAAAATTAGGAACAGTAGCTGCTTTGGAAAAAGATTTTCAGAGATGGGAAGGGGAGGTGTAGGACTTTGCAAGATAAAATTGCAGCAATAAAAATCCTATTTACAACTAGGCACATTTATTTTACAAATATCTTTCAATTTTCTTTCGTGATTAacactcctaaaatttcaagaatgCTTAATTTTCTGAGTTGTTAAAAGCCTACAAGAAGTTAGAATGCATAAAATTGAATACAGAATAGACTTTCCTTACTTGGTATCAATAGTTAACTAGCCTTAGTTGTGATTTAATTCAAGGAAGAGTTGGAAGAATAGTTTTGTGAGCTTTGAGGAACATAATGCATGATAGTTGATAAGAGTGATTTTGGTTCAGCCGCATGCCAATATTGCAATTTACGTGGTGTGAATGTTGTGATTATTTTGTGAGAGTAAAAACAGTGGAATTTTGATGCAAACAccttcattcctgcaagttagcaTCGAAAAAACATATACTCTACCCTACACATCAACTCCAGCAGAGGGCTCTATTCTTGAGATTCATACTCAGGAGTATGATAGTGACAAATCAAGATACAGAATTTAAAAGTAGAAAGAGACATGTTCAGGTCataccaataaaaaaaaatacaacacTTTCTTTTATTCAAGAGTCAAAAAAAACAGATGCAGAAATGACACCCGACACTACAAGCCGTAGAACAGCATAAGGAGAACAACACTGCCACTCAACACCATCAACAACTTTAATATTTCTCAGATCACTTGTGTAAAGAAAAAACTCCTATAAAAACTCCAAGCACTATGCTACCAGGGAAAATTCCCCTAAATAAAAATCACAACAGGCTGTTAAGCATCAAAAATTAACACAATGAAAAAGATGGTAAACTGATAAAAGAATGGGGGGCCCTGCCACAAAGAAGGCGGTTACATCAAATTTGGGATTAGTATTTCCATTTTGTACCTAGTTTTAGTACTGAAATTTGTGCTTCACTATCATTATATGTTTATACTTGCTTCAAATTAATTTTTGTTTCGGATGTGATATgtgacaatttatttatttttataacacttgatttttttttttgggtctACATCTCTTGTATGGGAACATAAACTAAGATTCTGGATGTATATTAGGTACTTAAATTTCTATCTGAAATATTTTTGCTCTCTGGGTACTGTAGTCATACAAGCAATTATCCTTTGCCACTTATAGATTTCGTTTCTTGCTCTACTTCGTCATTGAAGTGGAAATTTTTTTTGCATGACTCTTTCTTGTGAGTGGACTGAATAAGTATCCCAACAATCAATTTATTCAATCATAAAAGATATTTTTAATCCATTTTAAAATAAAATGGTTATTTAGCAGATGTGAATGATATGATTAGTGGAATGATTAACTCTCTTACTTGAAATAAGAGATTCATTAAAGAGTTGTAGTTCAATTggttgagcataattggtgaggtTGATAGTATATTCTTTAATTACACAGTCCATCAAGATTCAAACCCCTTGAGATATGGTATAAAAGATCAAGATAGGATCAAATCTTGAGAGGCTCTGACAGAATGGATAGCCCTCAGATCTTTGGTTCTCAACCAAAGAAATATCAACATAGACTCGTGCTCCTAAATCGAACAgcaaaattaatttacaaataatatgaaatactaaaTAAACAAATAACAGATTCAGATTTTAAATCTTCATTTAAGTAATAAAAGTCCTACCTAGATCAGAGCATCCCTTACCACATGCCAAGACTGAAAATAAAATAGCTTGTATCAGACAAACAAGCAGGCATGAACAATGTAAACAATTTTCAACCACTGATTATTTCGCACAAAGGAAATTAAAACATAGAAAGCAAAATGTGAAATACCttgacaaaaatgacaaagaaaCAGATACTAATATCCTTAGCAATAAAAACTTTAAGTTTAACTACTCCAATGAAGCTATAAGACATTAGCATCTATCATTTTTTTCATTCCAATAAGGGGTCAAAGTTTTAACGGTTCCAATGAAGTCATAAGATATTAGCATCTATCCTTCTTTTTCATTCCACAAAGGGGTCATTCTTTCCACATATTGAATATCTCCATGATCATTCTGTGTGCTTAAAAAAGAAATCACCACACTATATCGCCAGAAAACGTAAATGGAGCTTCAACAACGTAAACAACTttttgaaataaaagaaaaaaagagcATGGAATCAAATACCATAAACTAGTTATCATAGAGGACACACTATGAAGTTCAAAGGTCATAATTTTTCAGCCTAAATTTCGTACATATCATGCATTATAATTATCCTTACTAGTAAGGATGCTCTCCTCAGGTACAAAATATCTTTCAAGAAGTACATACACTGACCTTCCTCATATTCTTCAGGTAGCTGAATTTCTATTCTTTCAAGAAAGGGCGTGCTCTGAAGCAAGCAACTTATTATGGCAATTTCCTTGTCGTCAAACTCAAGCACTTGTACCCGTATTTTCTTAAGGTTAAGATGTGGAGAGGTGAGGCAAACAGGTACTGGTTCTCTTGCTAACTCCTGCTTTGCAGTTTCATGAAAAGCAACTTTATCAAGGGTTCCTTTCTCACATTGTTTAAAAGTTGTCTTTCATCTTGCCTTAAACTATCAACTTAAAAAAAATTGAGCTTGAGGTTAGTAAGTTTGTATAAATACCTGTACAAAGGTTCCCATCATATGCAGCAACTGAAGATTTGGAAGCATGTGAAACAGGTTCAGTAGAGGAACATCCATCTCTGCTTCCCTTTCAAAGGGATCACCCAGGTATATGACAAGTCCCTTCAAGCGCTGGATGTTGCCTACTATGTCAAGAAATCTACTTCTTGTTCCTGGACTGTGTCCTCTTGAGAATTCCATGAAAAATTGCCTCAGAGTACTTCCACAGTCCATTTCAACATAAAAGACCGCAGAAGAAAGCTCATAGAATCTTACACCATTTACACTCAAATCCTCAAACATGGACCCGCATAGAATTTTGAGTTTGGGGCATTTAATAGATAGAGATTTTATGCGATGCAAAGATAAATGTTCAATGGTGGGTGAAAAGATTTCTATATTACCTAGCCAatcatttcttcttctttcaattttTTGCAGAAGGGGGCAGAGCGAAATTAAGGAGATTAAAGACTCGTCTGTCAATTGAACATCCTCGAGGCGACAACTAATCAGGTGGGGGAATCCAACAAAATCAATGGGGATACTGGTGAGGATGTAGTGGCGTAGATATAGTGTTACGAGACGCAAACATGAAAAGAGAGCGGGGGGTGGGGTTTCTTTTAAAGCACTGTGGCTCTCATCGAAAAGAGCCGGCACATAGTGGTCAGACAGAGTGAGGTGTTGAACATTACACGAAGATGCATATCTTACCCATTTGCACACATTCTCATGAGAGAAGCGCGGTTGGCTGTGATCGAACCCGGTGTTATGGAGGTGAAAGGCCTCCAGATTTTGTGAATGCAGAAGCAAGATGTTGGAAATTATATTCTCAGCACTTGACACAAGGAGAGGATTGAGAGAAGGGCAATCGGGCCCCAAAACAAGATCCGGAGAGAAAGTGAGTTCAGGCATCTGAGTGTAGAGAAATCTCCATCTCTTTGAAAGAATGGAAAATTTGACAGCATCTTTTATTGGGATTTTTGATAAtatgaaagaaagaagagaatcAGGAAGCGCGTAGAATGCATCGTGGGCAGCCATGATTGTGTTAAGATGCGCAACATGACATTGATGAGATGATCTGTAAGAATACCGAGCAACAGTGTCGTTGAGGATTCTCAAACACGGACCATTCCGATTGATAGCATTATCTAATGGCGGGAATTCCCTTTGATAATGAAAGAGATTATATTGGCTCGTCCGGAGAAATCTTTAAAAAACATTGAAGAGTTTAATGGAGTTAAATATTGAGGAACTTAACTAGTGCTTCTAATGGAGTGTATGCTCGTTTTAGGTAATTTGGAATTAATTTGGGTAATCAAATCAACCATTTTGTTATAGCTATTATAAGAGTTTACAATATCTTAATAAGGGATGTAATGTCAATAGTGTTGAGTGTTGACAGAAGAGACAAAGAAATAAAGAGGGGAGAGGTATACCAAAAGAAAACAGTAAGAAGCAtatggagaaatagagatagagagagggagggagattatgAGAGGGGAAGATGGAGATAGAAAGGTAAAGATATAAGAGGTGATATATAGAGAAaaatagagagaggtagatatatacatagagagggggagagaatgaatgaatgaaagattttaatgatgTCCACGAAACTAAACAATCTATGGGACCGAAGATAGCATCCTTAATTAATCTTCAATTTCCTTTCGATGTCCAATCTTCTACTATTGATTTTGACTAGGAGGCTAGCAGTCTGGTTAATTCTATCTTCCTCAAATAATTGATGCATGTTGTCAACCCTCACTCCATTTTCATATTGAGTGTGGATGTCCTCATAAGTCGTGCATGTATCAAGAGAGATATGTggataatgagatatagatggaGAAGGGGAGGGGAGATTTCAAGAAAGAGATAGAGGAGGGAAGAATAagaaataaagatagagatagggagggtaAAAAGAAATTTTGTGCATGAggggggatttttttttttcaataaaagtggaatatccactaaacttatatattaataataaagagTTTACATCGAGTTCAAACAAGGCATACCGGCAggaagaacccgcaagaaaacctccagttgtaGCCTTCAAAATAGATAAAAGTGGACACTACCCTTACATCATAAGTATTGTCCAGTCATACCCCCCAACCTCCTATTT encodes:
- the LOC131031608 gene encoding F-box/FBD/LRR-repeat protein At1g13570, whose protein sequence is MAAHDAFYALPDSLLSFILSKIPIKDAVKFSILSKRWRFLYTQMPELTFSPDLVLGPDCPSLNPLLVSSAENIISNILLLHSQNLEAFHLHNTGFDHSQPRFSHENVCKWVRYASSCNVQHLTLSDHYVPALFDESHSALKETPPPALFSCLRLVTLYLRHYILTSIPIDFVGFPHLISCRLEDVQLTDESLISLISLCPLLQKIERRRNDWLGNIEIFSPTIEHLSLHRIKSLSIKCPKLKILCGSMFEDLSVNGVRFYELSSAVFYVEMDCGSTLRQFFMEFSRGHSPGTRSRFLDIVGNIQRLKGLVIYLGDPFEREAEMDVPLLNLFHMLPNLQLLHMMGTFVQELAREPVPVCLTSPHLNLKKIRVQVLEFDDKEIAIISCLLQSTPFLERIEIQLPEEYEEGQCMYFLKDILYLRRASLLVRIIIMHDMYEI